Proteins encoded together in one Mus pahari chromosome 9, PAHARI_EIJ_v1.1, whole genome shotgun sequence window:
- the Fam229b gene encoding protein FAM229B: protein MPFRFGTQPRRFPVEGGDSSIELESGLSSSASCNGKETSPNRQLRRCPGSHCLTITDVPITVYATMRKPPAQSSKEMHPK from the exons ATGCCTTTTCGGTTTGGGACCCAGCCAAGGAGGTTTCCAGTGGAAGGAGGAGACTCTTCAATTGAACTAGAATCAGGCCTGAGCTCCAGTGCCTCCTGTAACGGGAAAGAGACGTCACCCAATAG GCAACTCCGAAGATGCCCTGGAAGTCATTGCCTGACAATAACTGATGTTCCCATCACTGTCTATGCAACAATGAGAAAGCCACCTGCACAAAGCAGCAAGGAAATGCATCCCAAATAG